ATCTGGATATATTGTTTGTCTTTCCTCTCGcggtgtctctcacacacacacacacacacacattcatgcttCCGTGCCTTGTCTTGATATTGGAGGTAAAAATGCCAACAGCTGCTgcatctgcaacacacacacacacacctttgctttttttgttaccCACACTCTCATGTCTTTTGGCTGAGAGCTGTGCCTTCTgagcttctcacacacacacacacacacacacacacacacacacacacacacacacacacacacacacacacacacacacacacacacacgtgtgtcgcTTTGCCTTCTGCTCGGGGGGCGCTGACGCCTCACGCTCTTCACTTCTTACCGTTTAGCGACGGTTTGCTACGGACTGCTGTAGGCGAACGGAGTGGATGTAACCCGCTGGTGGAGTTGTTGAGTTGCTCTGAATTCATATTATTTGCTACTTTTCGGAGCGTCACCGGTCTACTTTAAAGGCATTTCTAGATTCTAGACTAGAAGCCAGCGAGGGCCGAACCCCACAAAAGCTCCGGGTCCTTGACCCATCGATGAACGCCGCGGTCAGATGAAGGGGTAAAGCAGGTGCTCCCTCTCTGGCTGGCCTAAATAGGTTTTTTTTCAGCACGCGGCACAGATCTGGCCCCGAGCGTTCCCCGTACGCGACCCCCCAAGGAGCTTTCTGGTCCCGCGTCGCAGGACACCTGGTTTATTTTTGTGCCCTGCAGCGGATCCCGGGGAGGAGTGGAAGCAGTTTGCAGCAGTCGGTTTTCAGCGGGCGGCACGAGGATATAAACTTAGGGGCCTGCAGGGGTCGAGCAAGTTTTCCCAGGCGACATCTGACTTGTGCGTTATTTTTCTGTCACGACTCAAAACGGCActgatttgtttgtgttgcgGCACTTTTCTTATTTTGGGAATTCCAGGCCAGACGCTTACAAAACCGCCCTAAAGTCAGTCTGAGCAATGAATCCAGGTTCTTCTCACATCCAGGACTATTTTTACGCTGCTCCGTCTCGTAGTCAGAGCAGACAAATTTAGCATTTATTgattgtttgaaaatgtgttattgagCCCTTTACCACTGCACAGAACAGCTGACACAAACCACAGGAGTTTGCTTTCTTTGACAGAGAAGGAGGCCTCTTGACAAGAAAgcaaatcaaaatatatatagttaCAGACAAAATGGGTCGTTTGAGTCTGATTTAGAACACAACACATTAAATCAGAACATATGATGCACATTCTTTCAGGTTCGTTATTTAATTCGAGGTTGCCACGAGGGGAATGTTGTAACTTTTTAAAGAGCATGCAGTGCATTGCATCCGGTCTGAATATACCTGCGTTGcgtcacatgttttatttgaacgTGGGTCATTGATCCCCTTTACGGTAGATTGAGACAGACGTTTGATTAAGAGCCCCGAGGACCAATTACGCGTTGATGAAAACGTGGGCGCGGCCCTCGCCGGAGACCAGAGCGCCGTGCGGTCGGGAGGACGGCATCGGCAAGAACGGCTGCTTAGCGGCAGTCGCTGCGGATCGATTCGACGACTGTGGGATAAAGTCGTCGTGCAGGGATTTCGAAAAGGTTTGACGTCTGTTTGAACGCGTGTCACGTGGGTGGTTTCCTGCCCGTCTTGATCTGTCAATCAGGCTGAGAAGCTGCGTTCTCCAGTAAACCACAAGTATAATCTGCATTAAAGCTTTGTGTGATCAAACTCGTGTATCTTAtgctattgtaaaaaaaaataaaaagcttcatGAAACACGAGTCAAGTCTGTTTGTGGAATTATGGTTGTTTCACCGTTTCCCAAATTATGATCTGCCCACGTGTACCCGTTATttccccaaacccccccaaaatgaGGTTTATCACTGATACAAACCTCGCACACGTTGGACAGGAGTAAAGTAGACAGCGGTCGTATTTATTCCATCCTTACAACTTGACTCCGCTACAATGATAAGACTCAACAGATATTAAACATCAGCGAAATGAAGGCAGGTGGATGAATTACAAGAAACCTACGTGATCATTTTATGCAATTATTGAACTAGTCAGATGATGACTTGCTATTTGAAACGCTATGATACAGTTAGTGAGGGTTCAACTCAACTCTAAATCAATCACAGGAGAGAACCACTGCTCACTCTGGTGGACGGAGACGCTCTTCGGTTCTTGATCGGAGCAGCACAGAACCTTCCGGAGGCTGAATTCATCAAAAGCAGATCGGTTTTCTTCTGTCACAAGCATGCAAGATTTCTGTTTCACTTCACTGCGTTAGGAGCATCTCTCTTCATGCTGTAAATGAATAAACGAAACGCTCGCTTAACTGCTGCCACCCGTCGACAGAGTCAGCGATATGAACCTGGcggctttgttgtgttttctaatATTTTATGACCCACGGGGAGAggaaaatggaggaaaggagaacGTTTGGGGATTTCTAACTCAATTGTGGCCCAACTTCTTCCTCAACGGGCGTCTCTCCGCTCTTTAGTTCTCTCCCAGTTTCAGCCGTGCAAACTGGTTGGCCATCCGCAGCGCCTCCTGCAGGCACCCGGTGTTCTTGCCCGTGGCCTGGGCCGACATGTCCTTGCCGCCTCCTTTGccgtccagcagggggcacaGCTCCTGAACCCACTCGCTGGCCTTCAGGCCCCGGTTGGCCACAtcctgaaggagaggagggttttttttattttaatttgaacaacCTGCCTCTGAATTGCTGCCGGTGCAGTTTGACCGAACGTGCGGCCGCGTTACCTGTGGGACTTGACACAGGCAGGTGATCTTGCCGGCGTCTGGGTCCACGGTGAAGAGCATGGCGGCGGTCTGAGGGGACTGCGACTTCAGCAGCTTCAGCGACTCGTTGAGCGcctgagaggacgaggagagaagaagaaacagtgaAGGTCAGAACAAATAACTGGTTTGATGCAAGATACGACTGGTTGCAAAAACATGCAAAGATAAAGTAGATTAAAATCAATGTTGTCAACAATGATGTCAACATTGATGCTTGTGGGGCGGGTGAACTTAGGATTTCCCCTTGTAGggcgtttttttaatttaggaCAACTcataaatatgtaaaaatgGCTTAGTTTAGTTACATGCTTTCACTCTTCAATCTTCCAATACAATCTTGGCTCACCTTAGCGGAGGCGCCGGTCTCCATCTCCATGACGAGCAGCGCTTGGTTGGGGCTGCCCTCGATCACCTCCTTGGTCTTTTCCAGGACCCTCTTCTGGATGTCGGCCTTGTAGTTGCGGTCCAGGTCGTCCATGGTCTTCTTGAGGCCCTTCAGGGACTCCCTCATCTCGTCCTTCTTCCACTGGGAGATCACTGCTGTGCCGATCAACTGCAGGGAGGACGGACACGTTGGGACCACAGCGCGGGAGGTTCCGGGCTCTTTGCGGCGGCACAAAACAATGCCATTTACCTCCGTCATGTCGGCGATGTCTTTCTGAATGTCCTTGTTGGGGGCGGTCTGCTGCTTCACCTTGTCGCCCACCTCGGACAAAGACTGGAGCAGGGAATCGGCTTTCCTCTGCGCCTGATGAACGCGACCCGAGAGGCACGAGGGAGACCAGGGGAAAGGAGAATGAACAAGGAGGATCAACCAGGGGACTGTCATCTAAAATTAGAACGGGTACGTTGTTCTTTGGGGCCCGTAGGGAAGGGAAAACGCAAAAGTCTCCCTTCTGGTTCAAAGACCATTTACTGGTCAAAGACCCATCGGTGGGACGCGTTTTTCAACATAAAAATCCTCCGTCTCAGACACGTTctcaattagttttttttttttttatctgcatgTAACAGAAAACCAAAGTAAGTAAATGTAAATCAACAGTTTTTTTCATTCCATTGCAGATGGAGATTTTTCTTGTCATTAGCATAATGCCAGaagcacaagtgtgtgtgttttagcgcTGACCTTCTGGGCCTCCGTTCCGGTCACAGCGACAATGCGGCGGATGCCCTTGGCGATCGCCTCCTCTGAGACGATGACGAACGGCGCGGCGTGACTCGAGTTCTGCAGATGGCTGCAGATTAAAGAAAACCAACGGCACATCAACCAAAAGCGTAACACAACTACGGGcggcaaaggaggaggaggagagcagcatcATTGTCGAGTTAGCTTTCGCTTAAGCTTGacatgagagagagggggggggggggggggggggtggggaatAAAGCGTCGACACTCACGTCCCGCCGCAAAACTCAATGGAGGTGAGCGACCCGGCGGCGCTGTCGggcttctccagcagctcctcgacGGGGATGCCGATTGACACGACGCGGACGGGGTCGGGGTAGGTCTCATCGAACACGGCGCGCAGGCCCTGAATGGCCTTGGCTTTCGCCAGTGGGGCCTCCATGGCGTACACCGGCTGggcggagcggggggggggggggagagaaaagcacTTTGAGCTGATTGGGCTTCCGCCGAGTCAATGAGCCCCGTGGTCTCACACCGACCTTTGCGTCTTTTATCACGGCACAGGCGATCTCCTCAGCGCGGCGGACCTCCCCCGTGCTCAGGGCACCTTTGGCGGTGAAGTCGAATCGCAGGCGGTCGGGGGCCACCAGCGAGCCCTTCTGGTCCGCCTCCCCCAGAACCCCCCGCAGGGCGAAGTTCAAGATGTGCGTGGCGGTGTGGTTGCTCATGATGGGCCTGCGACGAGCCTGGAAAGAGAAGACGAGCAGATACTTTGCTTCAGACTCCgcgggggaggaaaggggggggggggaggaggtgggaggcaAACTGACTAGACGCAGGGCGCGCGTGTTCTCACCTCATCCACGCGCAACGTCACCCGGTCTCCAACCTTCAGAACGCCATAGACCGTCCCCAGGTGGAGAACGTAACCCCCTCGAACCTGCGTGTTCTTCACCGTGAACTCCATCCGCTGCAAAGACGGGCGCAGAAAGTGGGCGGGgacatggtggtggtggttggttggttggttggacGCGCCTCGGTTCCCGGGGGAGGTTTGGGCTAAGATTGCATCACCCCTGAATAACTCCTACGGGATGGACTTTTACAATTTGCGTGTCACTCACATCCCCCGTGCTGTCGTCCTCTCGAACCATGTAGCCCTCGTCGAACGTCTGCCCGCCCTGCTCAGCGTAGAAGGACGTCTGGTCGAGCAGCACGCCGCACTCCTGGCCCGTGGTCACGGTGTCGCGGAAGGCGCGGTCGCAGCGCAGGGCCAGCACGGTGCACGAGGGCCGCTCGAACTCTACAGACGGGCAAGAGCGTCAGCCCGGGAACACGCGCGGCGCCCCGGCGGGTCGAGCGGGCCGAACAACTGACCGTAGCTGCCGTTTTCCCCGGAGGCGTATTTGTATTTGGAAGAGTCGTCTGTGGCGGGCACGTTCTTGTTTCTCAACTCCTCGATGGCGTAGATGTCCAACATGATGTGGTCCACGTCTCCGGCGCCTTTTCCCTGAGACtttaactacacacacacacacacacacacacgtttatacAACAGAAACTTCCTAAAATGTACGACACATTTATTGAAAGACTGACAGCACCAACtgataaataaagcaaatgaaAGTAGTTTTCTTTCGGTATGTTGGGAATCTGCAGCAAAATAAAGGAGAGATCGGCTTGCTTTTGCTAAATCAGACAACAAAGGAGGATCACAGCGCTGTAGCGCAGTTTGGGGGGTGGTGGGAGGTATTTAAAAACAGCAGGTGCAAAGCTTCCCATTGTCACTCTCAGTCCAGGAGAGCGGACGCAAAGCTAAGCGGCGACCCCgagcgagtggggggggggggggcgggacatgCCGCTCGCAAAGGATCAGAACgtgtcccctccctccctcccacctcctcacctgcgccgcccttttctcctcttcaaAGGCCGCGACGTCCACCGCCATGCCTTTCTCCTCGGCGATGAGGGAGGTCAGGTCCAGCGGGAAGCCGTAGGTGTCGTACAGCAGCCACGCCGTGTCACCTGCGCAGAGCGGGTTAAAAAGATGAAGACGAAGCAGTGGTGCTCAAAGACCCGTCGAGTCAAACAGCAAAGGGTACAGATACGGTCTGCAAACTACATATTCCAACACCGCTCTCACCCGGGATGGTCTTGTTGTCTCCCAGACTAACGATCTTTCTATCCAAGATACGGCGTCCCCTGCTGAGCGTTTTGAGgaactgctcctcctcctcattgatGACCTCCTTCACCATTTCTGGGTCTTTCTTCAGCTCGGGGAAGGCATTGCCCTggagaaacaaagagggagagacatgAGGGACATtgcagagagcggcggcgcgaTCGCCTCGGTCCTGACAAACGTCCCACCGTTGCGTGCAGAAATCTCACCAAGGAAGCGACCACCACGTCCACCAGGGTGGCAAAAAAGCCCCTCTGAGCGCCCAGCTTCTCGTGAGAGTAACGGACGGCGCGGCGCAGAATCCTCCGCAACACGTAGCTAAACGCCGGCGGGAGCAGACAGACACGCAGTGGGTTTTTTTGTCGTTTACCGCAAAGCCACGACACATAAAGCTAACGCGTGATCGCGGGTCACTCTCACCCTCTTCCCGTGTTGTCGGGTCGGCCGCCGTCCGATAGGGCGATGGTGATGGTGCGGGCGTGGTCGGCCAGCACGCGGTACGCCATGTCGATGCCGTCAGAGTCCTCGGCGCCTACTTTACCGGTGTACGCTCGGGCGCCCGTACCCTGAAACCAAACACAAGAAATCTAAATATCCGTCCGGCAGAAAATCGATCGGTTGGCGCGgtgatgatgattttttttggggggtcagGGTAAACATTAGTACGTTTACCctgacccccccaaaaaaatcattTGCTTGCAGTTCCTGTCGTTTTCAGGCTTCGGTAACATGTCTGTGAGCGACACCCTTTCTCACGGTCGGGTTAGATATTTTTAAAGCTTCCTTGCACTTGGGCTACTAACACTTTAAACTGAGAaaggtcagaaaaaaaaatgtaataatgcaaaatgtgtaaaaaaaacgcAAAAAGCTGAGTAGCTAGTACCACCCCCTGTAAACTGTTTAAAGTGTGCAGGATGTCTGTAGAAGGAGCGACATTTCAAAGTGACGGTATTTAAGAATGAGCCTGAATTACTGGACAGGCGATCTATGGGAAGACCGACATGCAAGACGATTCTGGACTTTCAGTCATCATGTGCGCTGCAGTACCTTCTGAATGGCTTCAAAGTACGGGACGAAGAGGTCCGTGTCATAGTTGGACATCTTGTTTTGCAGTACGGACACCAGGCGCTCCAGGCCCATCCCGGTGTCGATGCTTTTCTTAGGCAGCAGCTTCAGCTCAGTTGCAGActctctaaaaaaaaacccacagattCACTGAGAAAGCCCATTTGACGAGGCGGCTTCATGGTGGGAGCACACAGCGTTATTAAGTTCACGTcacacttattattattttggataAGAGTTTTTACTGCACATGCAATAGTCACTGAGATGCTGAGTGCACATGGTTCGGTAATTGCACTGCATATTGTGCAAAACAGAtgacaattaaaaaagaaaaaagaaaaaggtgcgTCCAAATTCCAACAACACCCGATCTAAATACATGCTTGGGTTTGGTGTGCTGCTGTCACAAAGCTTCCCGATCGGTCGAATGCTCTCTCAATACAACCAACTGAACTGGTCCACAGGCGAGTGGCGCAGGACAGAAAGTGCAAACAAATCCAAGGAGCCGTTCAACGGGTCGCATCACGACCACCT
The DNA window shown above is from Gasterosteus aculeatus chromosome X, fGasAcu3.hap1.1, whole genome shotgun sequence and carries:
- the LOC120809021 gene encoding alanine--tRNA ligase, cytoplasmic; the protein is MDSSLSAAQIREKFIDFFRRYEHVYVHSSSTIPLDDPTLLFANAGMNQFKPIFLNTIDPSHPMARLSRAANTQKCIRAGGKHNDLDDVGKDVYHHTFFEMLGSWSFGDYFKQLACKMALELLTQEFGIPIERLYVTYFGGNSDADLEPDLECKQLWMDLGVDEARILPGSMKDNFWEMGDTGPCGPCSEIHFDRIGGRDASHLVNMDDPNVLEIWNLVFIQFNRESATELKLLPKKSIDTGMGLERLVSVLQNKMSNYDTDLFVPYFEAIQKGTGARAYTGKVGAEDSDGIDMAYRVLADHARTITIALSDGGRPDNTGRGYVLRRILRRAVRYSHEKLGAQRGFFATLVDVVVASLGNAFPELKKDPEMVKEVINEEEEQFLKTLSRGRRILDRKIVSLGDNKTIPGDTAWLLYDTYGFPLDLTSLIAEEKGMAVDVAAFEEEKRAAQLKSQGKGAGDVDHIMLDIYAIEELRNKNVPATDDSSKYKYASGENGSYEFERPSCTVLALRCDRAFRDTVTTGQECGVLLDQTSFYAEQGGQTFDEGYMVREDDSTGDRMEFTVKNTQVRGGYVLHLGTVYGVLKVGDRVTLRVDEARRRPIMSNHTATHILNFALRGVLGEADQKGSLVAPDRLRFDFTAKGALSTGEVRRAEEIACAVIKDAKPVYAMEAPLAKAKAIQGLRAVFDETYPDPVRVVSIGIPVEELLEKPDSAAGSLTSIEFCGGTHLQNSSHAAPFVIVSEEAIAKGIRRIVAVTGTEAQKAQRKADSLLQSLSEVGDKVKQQTAPNKDIQKDIADMTELIGTAVISQWKKDEMRESLKGLKKTMDDLDRNYKADIQKRVLEKTKEVIEGSPNQALLVMEMETGASAKALNESLKLLKSQSPQTAAMLFTVDPDAGKITCLCQVPQDVANRGLKASEWVQELCPLLDGKGGGKDMSAQATGKNTGCLQEALRMANQFARLKLGEN